A single window of Dermacentor albipictus isolate Rhodes 1998 colony chromosome 1, USDA_Dalb.pri_finalv2, whole genome shotgun sequence DNA harbors:
- the LOC135900325 gene encoding uncharacterized protein, with product MAGKQGPTGAGVRPPHPAILAARGERQESPPPVLQHGAAAVPDIPGPGLLAQDAGAGSAAPAVPKLTDALLAPPLHEHAHLPAGAAGTMAAAHRAKTSKHKTAGREHRAGAKQIRAIAIVPEEVEQTDEHLRVLPVTFESHHAVAAEDQPQAGQQQPPRQSHGRGPYARPRAPPPVWRPWLPLQRRPPSLWAPAMRAPLEKPTLYSGSASAVVVHDYIQPPPQQQQQQQQRAGVVRVEESAVDLFCAVYMIAVLIFLLLWLYLAISATFRRGRSVAAIAEFSTTDADERELEMLLGAEEAAATTESVARHNVSNASDQHSSAVITATI from the exons ATGGCTGGAAAGCAAGGCCCCACAGGTGCAGGAGTGCGGCCTCCACACCCTGCCATCCTCGCTGCAAGAGGCGAGAGGCAAGAGTCTCCACCGCCAGTGCTGCAGCATGGGGCGGCAGCGGTGCCAGATATTCCCGGTCCGGGACTGCTTGCCCAAGATGCTGGCGCAGGATCTGCAGCTCCAGCGGTGCCCAAACTTACAGACGCGCTTCTCGCGCCGCCGCTGCATGAGCATGCCCACCTGCCGGCGGGTGCAGCAGGCACCATGGCCGCTGCGCACCGGGCCAAGACTTCGAAGCACAAGACTGCAGGCCGGGAGCACCGGGCGGGGGCCAAGCAGATTAGGGCAATAGCAATCGTTCCTGAAGAGGTCGAGCAGACGGACGAGCACCTACGCGTGTTGCCTGTGACTTTCGAGTCGCACCACGCGGTCGCTGCTGAAGACCAGCCTCAGGCAGGG caacagcagccgccacGCCAAAGCCACGGCCGCGGCCCGTACGCTCGTCCTCGTGCCCCGCCTCCAGTGTGGCGGCCTTGGCTACCGCTGCAACGTCGGCCACCGTCGTTGTGGGCACCCGCAATGAGGGCGCCACTGGAGAAGCCAACCCTGTACTCGGGCAGCGCCAGCGCGGTCGTGGTGCATGACTACATACAGCCGCCtccccagcagcagcagcagcagcagcagcgcgcagGCGTAGTTCGTGTAGAGGAAAGTGCCGTGGACCTTTTCTGCGCTGTTTACATGATCGCCGTGCTCATATTCCTTCTGCTCTGGCTCTACCTGGCCATTAGCGCCACCTTCCGGAGAGGGCGAAGCGTGGCCGCCATCGCGGAATTCTCGACGACGGACGCTGACGAGCGGGAACTGGAGATGTTGCTCGGTGCCGAGGAGGCCGCTGCCACGACCGAGTCCGTGGCTCGTCACAACGTGTCGAATGCGTCGGACCAACACAGCAGCGCCGTCATAACTGCCACTATTTAG